CAAAAGGGAGCTCTTCTCTCGATCCGAAAAGTGGCCGTCAATGATGCACAAGAATCCAAAGCCGACTTTAAACTTGCCGCCGCGGTTGGTTTCGTCAAATTGCTGGTTAATCCGTGGGCCAATGTTTTTATCGATGGAAAAAACATGGGCGTTACACCGCCGCTGGATAATCTCGAATTGAAGCCGGGCACTTACAAAATAAAAATTGAAAACCCCGCCTTTAAACCGGTGACCAAAACCATAACGGTCACGGCAGGCGGAACTGCAACACTTCAACACGATTTTAAATAATTAAATACATGAGGGTATTTCAGAACATCACATGAGGGCATTCAGAATGAAATGGACAATAATCTGGTTAAGCATGAGCGTTTTGATTTTAAGTTCATGCGGCGGTGGCTCATCGACCGTTTCCACGGATAATTCGATGAACGCGGAAGCGTTATTCAATCAAGGCATCGAATCGTACAAACAGCGTGACTACGACAAAGCCCGGCAGTCTTTTACTCAGGCATCCACATCAAAAAAATTGTCGACAGCGCAAATGGTAACATTGCACAAACATCTCGC
This bacterium DNA region includes the following protein-coding sequences:
- a CDS encoding tetratricopeptide repeat protein produces the protein MKWTIIWLSMSVLILSSCGGGSSTVSTDNSMNAEALFNQGIESYKQRDYDKARQSFTQASTSKKLSTAQMVTLHKHLA